In one Lujinxingia sediminis genomic region, the following are encoded:
- a CDS encoding DUF5063 domain-containing protein, which translates to MSAGIFYYRARAFCNLIENTSHYGHKELQHLVSALALLYSEANRLILCDVDEVDDEQQPPSVKQTEREVIVNRITAALHQDYYRVVDPLNIYESPAPTMSQISDDLTDIWQELTIGLRLWERGNAKDRRLAQWHWVFSFSSYWGLHAVNAITYMHYTLARLH; encoded by the coding sequence ATGTCTGCCGGAATCTTCTATTATCGTGCCCGTGCCTTCTGTAACCTGATCGAAAATACAAGTCATTACGGACATAAGGAGCTGCAACACCTCGTGTCCGCGTTAGCCCTTTTGTACTCCGAAGCGAACCGGCTTATTCTCTGCGACGTCGACGAAGTGGACGACGAACAACAACCACCGTCAGTAAAACAGACAGAGCGGGAAGTGATCGTCAACCGCATCACGGCGGCGTTACATCAAGACTACTATCGAGTTGTCGATCCCCTCAATATTTATGAAAGCCCGGCACCTACCATGAGCCAGATTTCTGATGATTTGACGGACATCTGGCAAGAGTTAACGATTGGATTAAGGTTGTGGGAGCGGGGCAATGCCAAAGATCGGAGGCTGGCCCAATGGCACTGGGTATTCTCATTTTCGTCTTACTGGGGTCTACATGCCGTAAACGCGATAACCTACATGCATTACACGTTGGCGAGACTGCATTAA